CAGGTCCAAGACGGAGATCAAGCAGGAACTGCGCCAACTCTAATTGAATGTTTAACGAGGGAGGATGGGATTGATGGCAACCGCAAATCCCTACGTGGAGATTCGCCGGAAACTGCATCAGATTCCGGAACCTGGTTTTCAGGAGTTTAAGACTCAGCGCTTCTTGCTTGATTATATCGAAGCTTTGCCGCCGGAGCGAATCGAAGTCAGGACATGGCGAACCGGGATTCTGGTCCGGGTGAAAGGAAAGAACCCTTCCAAACGGATCGGTTACCGGGCGGATATGGACGGACTGCCAATAGCGGAAGAGACGACCTATGAGTTTCGTTCCCAACATCCCGGCTATATGCATGCCTGCGGTCACGATGTTCATATGACCATCGGTTTGGGAGTCCTGACCCATTTTGTGCACAATCCCATCAATGACGACCTGATCCTGATTTTTCAACCGGCGGAAGAAGGGCCTGGCGGCGCTCTGCCAATGATGGAAAGTGAAGAGTTTCAAGACTGGAAACCGGATTCTATCTATGCGCTGCATATCGCTCCCGAATACCCGGTAGGAACGATTGCGGTTCGTCCCGGAATTCTGTTTGCCAATACGTCCGAACTGTTCATTGAACTGACAGGAACGGGGGGCCATGCAGCGTTTCCGCACAAGGCAAACGATATGGTGGTGGCCGCATCTCACCTTGTTACCCAGTTGCAAAGCATTATCTCCCGCAATGTGGACCCTCTCGATTCGGCTGTCATCACCATCGGCAGGATTGAAAGCGGAACAAGGCAGAACATCATTGCTGAGAAAGCAAGACTGGAGGGCACCATTCGCACGCTGTCAGTCGAATCCATGGAACAAGTAAAATCCCGCATTGAGGCGGTTGTCAGCGGTATTGAAGCGGGGTTCGGGTGCAAGGCGGAGATCGATTACGGTTCCAACTACCGCCAGGTATACAACGATGAGCAGGAGACCCGTGAGTTCATGGATTGGCTCCAGTCGACTGGAACCGCGACTCTTGTGGAATGCAGGGAAGCGATGACCGGGGAGGACTTCGGCTACTTCCTGGCCGGGATTCCCGGCTTCATGTTCTGGCTTGGCGCGGAAACGCCTTACGGGCTGCATCATTCCAGGATGGAACCGGATGAACGAGCGATTGACGTGGCTCTTGAAGTGCTCACCAAGTATATTGCCTGGAAGTCCGGCAGATAGGGCGGACAGACGGAAAACGAGTGAAGATCCTTAAAATTAAGGAGGACACATATTATACACGACTAATATGTGTCCTCCTTATATTTTGTTGTTGAACAATTCACGTTAGTGTTTAATTCACAATCCGCTTGGCATACACAAGCTTCTTCTCGAACCAGGTGCCCTTCATTTTCTCAAAGGTTACTTTGCCTCGACCGCCGCCGCATTGGAGGATGTAGCCGTCACCGGCGTAGATTCCGACGTGACCGCCGCCACCTTTGTCTGCGCTGTTGGCGAAGAATAGCAGATCCCCTTTTTGCAAGTTCTTGTAGATATTGGATTTGTCGATTTTCACAGGGGTACCAATGGACTTGTCGTATCGTTGGGCTCTGGAAGATGAAGAAAACTTGATTCCCAGGGCCTCTTTGTAAACCCAGCTTGTGAAGTTCGAACAATCAAATCCGTATCCGGGCTTTTGTGTACCGTGGCGCCACTTTACACCCAGTTGGGTTTTGCCCACGCTAATCAGTTTGTTCAACTTGGCTTCCTTTGTTTGGGAAGAAGTGAACTGATTAGCCATTACAGGTTTGCTGCTTGAAGTCGTGGCGGCAAGCGCCGGGGCTTGTCCCAGTCCTGACAAGGAAAATACACTGGCTGAAACGACGATACAGGTAAGAAGCTTAGTTTTTCTAAGCATGCAAATCCCTCCTCAATGAATTGCCTCCGAGGTTAGTTGACGGGTTCGGGTCGAGGTAACCCTGTTCGAATATCGAAATTCACCCCTGCCGATGAAATTGCAATCGGCATAAAAAGTCCCCCGTACAATTTGACAATTCGTTTCCATCAAATTGATTCGGCTATTAAAGGGTAACATAGATTGATTGGTTTTTGAGGGGCCAATTTCTTCCACTCAATCCAGTATTTATTCAATTCTTGTTATACTGTCTTTAATCATCCCAATGTACAGATATGCCGTTATGCAGGGTAACGACCATGTGCAAATCGGGACGGACCTGCTTGTAATCGGGAACTTTCCCCTGGATATTCATCTCGGCACTAACTCCCATGACCGTGGATACGTTCCAACGACTGGCGTCCGGATAAAGTTTGGCGAATATCGGTGCAAGGTCGTCTTTGGCTTGCTTCTCCCATAAA
The DNA window shown above is from Effusibacillus lacus and carries:
- a CDS encoding N-acetyldiaminopimelate deacetylase — translated: MATANPYVEIRRKLHQIPEPGFQEFKTQRFLLDYIEALPPERIEVRTWRTGILVRVKGKNPSKRIGYRADMDGLPIAEETTYEFRSQHPGYMHACGHDVHMTIGLGVLTHFVHNPINDDLILIFQPAEEGPGGALPMMESEEFQDWKPDSIYALHIAPEYPVGTIAVRPGILFANTSELFIELTGTGGHAAFPHKANDMVVAASHLVTQLQSIISRNVDPLDSAVITIGRIESGTRQNIIAEKARLEGTIRTLSVESMEQVKSRIEAVVSGIEAGFGCKAEIDYGSNYRQVYNDEQETREFMDWLQSTGTATLVECREAMTGEDFGYFLAGIPGFMFWLGAETPYGLHHSRMEPDERAIDVALEVLTKYIAWKSGR
- a CDS encoding C40 family peptidase, whose translation is MLRKTKLLTCIVVSASVFSLSGLGQAPALAATTSSSKPVMANQFTSSQTKEAKLNKLISVGKTQLGVKWRHGTQKPGYGFDCSNFTSWVYKEALGIKFSSSSRAQRYDKSIGTPVKIDKSNIYKNLQKGDLLFFANSADKGGGGHVGIYAGDGYILQCGGGRGKVTFEKMKGTWFEKKLVYAKRIVN